One Methanocaldococcus infernus ME DNA segment encodes these proteins:
- a CDS encoding SemiSWEET transporter has product MDLTIIGYLAGIFTTFASLPQLIKSIKERDLSSFSLAFVLIFTTGLFLWLIYGILRNDYPIIIFNVLSLMFWVPITYLKIKEVVRNWKKR; this is encoded by the coding sequence ATGGATTTAACCATTATTGGTTACTTAGCTGGAATCTTTACAACCTTTGCCTCCCTACCTCAGCTTATTAAATCTATCAAAGAGAGAGATCTCTCAAGCTTCTCTTTAGCCTTTGTACTTATCTTTACAACAGGCTTATTTCTCTGGCTTATCTATGGAATTTTAAGAAATGATTACCCTATAATAATATTTAATGTTTTATCTCTCATGTTCTGGGTTCCTATAACATACTTAAAAATTAAGGAAGTGGTGAGAAATTGGAAGAAAAGATAG
- a CDS encoding DUF2666 domain-containing protein, whose amino-acid sequence MEEKIEFLAKHKNWFVVKKLKIDENTEDIEIARLLASIDETVSRKFLEYLPFDLKKLEEIADQIYVKKKGRVKEEEIAEALKKLKSPAVSRKLNEITESKEGKEILKIILNNIILERLGIETRVPSRLIEKYIEKEREYEP is encoded by the coding sequence TTGGAAGAAAAGATAGAGTTTTTGGCTAAGCATAAGAATTGGTTTGTTGTCAAAAAGTTGAAGATTGATGAGAATACAGAGGATATAGAGATAGCAAGGCTTTTAGCATCAATAGATGAAACTGTTTCAAGGAAATTTTTAGAGTATTTACCCTTTGACTTAAAAAAGTTAGAAGAGATTGCTGACCAAATCTATGTAAAGAAAAAGGGAAGAGTAAAGGAGGAGGAGATAGCTGAAGCTTTAAAAAAGTTAAAGTCTCCAGCTGTTAGTAGAAAGCTAAATGAGATCACTGAGAGTAAGGAAGGGAAGGAAATTTTAAAGATTATTTTGAATAACATTATTTTAGAGAGGCTGGGAATAGAAACAAGGGTTCCAAGTAGGTTAATTGAGAAGTACATTGAGAAGGAGAGGGAATATGAACCCTGA
- a CDS encoding radical SAM protein, producing the protein MNPEEVLENCIKAFKITNKYFPYVSFERALFLGWYCNLKEPCKFCYMSVLKERIKEPKKAKRSLASILAEAILMKRIGWKLEFISGGYGYSEEEINRIAEAVAYVQRCKQYLNVGVVDVENINLDVIEGVVGAVETLREREKLCPGKSLEKIKENLIKAKDLGLKTGITIILGLNEREEDIEKLLNLIEELELDRITFYSLNPQKGTIFENKPSVTTIEYMNWVSSVRLAFPKIKIITGVWTDKISMISPLILAGSNVITKFPLFSIYGTKYAHWVEKEVRKVKELYGTFTDLDILKGLKKLEKTPYVDEDIKVSDKTVELVESIKSEISKKINDYINKVEKRAKNGE; encoded by the coding sequence ATGAACCCTGAGGAAGTGTTAGAGAATTGTATTAAAGCATTTAAAATTACAAATAAATACTTTCCCTATGTTTCCTTTGAGAGAGCCCTTTTCTTAGGGTGGTACTGTAACTTAAAAGAGCCTTGTAAGTTTTGTTACATGAGTGTTCTTAAGGAGAGGATAAAGGAGCCTAAGAAGGCTAAGAGAAGCTTGGCAAGTATCTTAGCTGAAGCCATATTAATGAAGAGAATAGGTTGGAAGTTAGAGTTTATCTCTGGAGGTTATGGATACAGTGAGGAAGAGATTAATAGAATAGCTGAAGCTGTTGCCTATGTTCAGAGGTGTAAGCAGTACTTAAATGTTGGAGTTGTTGATGTAGAAAATATAAACTTAGATGTAATTGAGGGAGTTGTTGGAGCTGTAGAAACCTTAAGAGAGAGGGAAAAGCTCTGTCCAGGAAAGAGTTTAGAGAAGATAAAAGAGAATTTAATTAAGGCTAAAGATCTTGGGTTGAAAACTGGAATAACCATTATCTTAGGGTTGAATGAGAGAGAGGAAGACATTGAAAAACTTCTAAACCTTATAGAGGAGCTTGAGCTTGATAGAATAACCTTCTATTCCTTAAACCCTCAGAAGGGAACAATATTTGAGAATAAACCTTCAGTTACAACTATAGAGTATATGAACTGGGTTTCCTCTGTAAGGTTAGCCTTCCCAAAGATTAAAATTATTACTGGAGTTTGGACAGATAAGATAAGTATGATAAGCCCTCTAATCTTAGCTGGGAGTAATGTTATAACCAAATTTCCTCTCTTCTCAATCTATGGGACTAAGTATGCTCACTGGGTAGAGAAGGAGGTGAGAAAAGTTAAAGAGTTGTATGGAACATTCACAGACTTAGATATTTTAAAAGGCTTGAAGAAGTTGGAAAAAACCCCTTATGTTGATGAAGATATTAAGGTTAGTGACAAAACTGTAGAGTTGGTAGAAAGTATTAAAAGTGAGATCAGTAAGAAAATAAATGATTATATAAACAAGGTTGAGAAGAGGGCCAAAAATGGAGAGTAA
- a CDS encoding sulfide-dependent adenosine diphosphate thiazole synthase — protein sequence MESKISRGIIKKAMEMWLDNLEVDVAIVGAGPSGLTCARYLAKEGLKVVVLERHLFFGGGTWGGGMGFPYITVEEEAKHLLEEVGVKLEKVDDLYVADSVEVPAKLATAAIDSGAKILTGIVVEDLILKNEEVRGVVINTYAIEKAGLHVDPLAIESKVVVDATGHDAYVTNILVKKNKVNLKVEGERSMWAERGEKELLKYTKEIYPNFFVCGMAANAVHGGYRMGAIFGGMYLSGKLCAEKILKKLK from the coding sequence ATGGAGAGTAAGATTAGTAGAGGTATAATTAAAAAAGCTATGGAGATGTGGTTAGATAACTTAGAGGTTGATGTAGCCATTGTTGGAGCTGGACCAAGTGGATTAACCTGTGCAAGATACTTAGCTAAAGAGGGGTTAAAGGTTGTAGTCCTTGAAAGGCATCTCTTCTTTGGTGGAGGAACCTGGGGAGGTGGAATGGGCTTTCCATATATAACAGTTGAGGAAGAGGCTAAGCATTTATTAGAAGAGGTTGGGGTTAAGTTGGAGAAGGTTGATGATCTCTATGTAGCTGACTCTGTTGAGGTTCCAGCTAAGTTGGCTACAGCAGCTATAGACAGTGGAGCTAAAATACTTACTGGAATAGTGGTTGAAGACCTAATTTTAAAAAATGAGGAAGTTAGAGGGGTTGTTATAAACACCTATGCCATAGAAAAGGCTGGCTTACATGTTGACCCCTTAGCTATTGAGAGTAAAGTAGTGGTTGATGCCACTGGGCATGATGCCTATGTTACAAACATCTTAGTTAAAAAGAATAAGGTTAACTTAAAGGTTGAAGGAGAGAGATCAATGTGGGCTGAGAGAGGAGAGAAAGAGTTATTAAAATATACAAAAGAAATATATCCTAACTTCTTTGTCTGTGGAATGGCTGCCAATGCTGTCCATGGTGGCTACAGAATGGGAGCAATCTTTGGAGGCATGTACTTATCTGGAAAGTTGTGTGCTGAAAAAATTTTAAAGAAGTTAAAATGA
- a CDS encoding DUF504 domain-containing protein, whose protein sequence is MTLKEIINKIFWHPDFKKEDYVIVILDRGAKNNRREIPLSEIEVRGNFIVYFDTYIPLHRVLEVKNKRTGEIIYQKLYLR, encoded by the coding sequence ATGACCCTAAAAGAGATAATAAATAAAATTTTTTGGCATCCAGATTTTAAGAAGGAGGATTATGTTATAGTTATTTTAGATAGAGGAGCTAAAAATAATAGAAGAGAGATTCCTCTAAGTGAAATAGAGGTTAGAGGAAATTTTATAGTCTATTTTGACACTTACATTCCTCTACATAGGGTTTTAGAGGTTAAAAATAAAAGAACAGGAGAAATTATTTACCAAAAGCTCTATCTAAGATAA
- the cfbA gene encoding sirohydrochlorin nickelochelatase — translation MEALVLVGHGSRLPYSKELLEKLAEKIKEKEVFEIVEIGLMEFNEPTIPQAVKKAIERGAKKIIVVPVFLAHGVHTLRDIPHMLGLEERVKIDGHHHHDHEHEHIEIPEGVEIIYREPIGADERLIDIILDRAFGK, via the coding sequence TTGGAGGCTCTTGTACTTGTAGGACATGGTAGTAGATTACCATATAGTAAAGAACTGTTAGAAAAATTGGCTGAGAAAATAAAGGAAAAAGAGGTTTTTGAAATTGTTGAGATAGGGTTAATGGAATTCAATGAGCCAACTATTCCTCAAGCAGTAAAAAAAGCTATTGAGAGAGGAGCAAAAAAAATTATTGTTGTTCCTGTTTTCTTAGCCCATGGTGTTCACACCTTAAGAGACATTCCTCATATGTTAGGTTTAGAAGAAAGAGTTAAAATTGATGGTCATCATCATCATGATCATGAGCATGAGCATATAGAGATTCCTGAGGGTGTTGAAATCATCTATAGAGAGCCAATAGGAGCAGATGAGAGGTTAATAGACATTATCTTAGATAGAGCTTTTGGTAAATAA
- a CDS encoding transketolase, whose protein sequence is MDIKRLEEIAKRVRYKIVKMVGLAKSGHPGGSLSATDIMVALYFHIMDYDPKNPYKKERDRFVLSKGHAAPALYAILSELGIIEEEELWKLRKLEGKLQGHPSMDTPGVEICTGSLGQGFSASVGMAIGYKLDNLKNYIYVLLGDGECQEGIVWEAAMAAAHYKLDNLIAIVDRNYLQIDGNTEEVMALGDLKEKFKAFGWDTFEIDGHNFKEIIETINKAKSLKNGKPKAIIARTVKGKGVSFMENNVAFHGKAPNEEQLKEALKELS, encoded by the coding sequence ATGGACATTAAGAGATTGGAAGAGATTGCTAAGAGAGTTAGATACAAGATTGTTAAAATGGTTGGCTTAGCCAAGTCTGGACATCCTGGAGGCTCTTTAAGTGCCACTGATATAATGGTAGCCCTCTATTTCCATATCATGGACTATGATCCAAAAAACCCCTATAAAAAAGAGAGAGATAGATTTGTTTTAAGTAAAGGGCATGCTGCTCCTGCTTTATATGCTATACTCTCAGAGCTTGGGATTATAGAGGAAGAGGAGCTATGGAAGCTTAGAAAGTTGGAGGGAAAGCTACAAGGGCATCCATCAATGGACACTCCTGGAGTTGAGATCTGTACAGGATCCTTAGGACAGGGTTTTTCTGCAAGTGTTGGGATGGCTATAGGTTACAAGTTAGATAACTTGAAGAATTATATCTATGTCCTCTTAGGAGATGGGGAATGCCAAGAGGGAATAGTCTGGGAAGCAGCTATGGCTGCAGCTCATTATAAGTTAGATAATTTAATAGCCATTGTTGATAGAAACTATCTACAAATAGATGGAAATACAGAGGAGGTTATGGCCTTAGGAGATTTAAAGGAGAAATTTAAAGCCTTTGGCTGGGATACTTTTGAGATAGATGGGCACAACTTCAAGGAAATCATTGAAACCATAAATAAAGCAAAGAGCTTAAAGAATGGTAAGCCAAAGGCTATAATAGCAAGAACTGTTAAAGGAAAAGGAGTGTCATTTATGGAGAATAATGTGGCATTCCATGGAAAGGCTCCAAATGAGGAACAGTTAAAAGAGGCTCTCAAAGAGTTAAGTTAA
- a CDS encoding helix-turn-helix domain-containing protein, whose protein sequence is MINLTKRQIEILLTLYRTRSQKEAAKVLNISPSALNVQLKRMERKLGFKLYYSTSSGTVLTEKALAIIDNYLEENLNKKFVVSGYISGEFGKKIFDNLIITSFGSALTLLRLGLVNILGIDDPYWLYRLEDERFIKYEYGSYKLDIVKTFYDKFIMVSKDNFDYRKLIGIRYSAQRIVYNILKEEKIKFKVLVRVESPFKAIEYLNKGYSMFINESFLKYLEEFNVGYPAFYEKTTHAINFVRVK, encoded by the coding sequence ATGATTAACCTAACAAAGAGACAGATTGAGATTTTATTAACTTTATATAGGACAAGGTCACAAAAAGAGGCTGCTAAGGTTTTAAATATCTCTCCCTCAGCTTTAAATGTTCAACTCAAAAGGATGGAGAGGAAGTTAGGATTTAAGCTTTATTATTCCACATCCTCAGGAACAGTTTTGACTGAGAAAGCCTTAGCTATAATAGATAATTATCTTGAAGAAAATTTAAATAAGAAGTTTGTAGTTTCTGGCTACATAAGTGGAGAGTTTGGCAAAAAAATTTTTGACAATCTTATAATAACCTCTTTTGGCTCAGCTCTAACTCTTTTAAGGTTAGGGTTAGTTAATATCTTAGGAATAGATGATCCCTACTGGCTTTATAGGCTTGAAGATGAGAGGTTTATAAAGTATGAGTATGGAAGCTACAAATTGGACATTGTGAAAACTTTTTATGATAAATTTATAATGGTTAGTAAGGACAATTTTGACTATAGGAAGTTAATAGGCATAAGATACAGTGCTCAGAGGATAGTTTATAATATTTTAAAAGAGGAGAAGATAAAGTTTAAAGTTTTAGTTAGAGTTGAAAGTCCATTTAAAGCTATTGAATATCTTAATAAAGGCTACTCAATGTTTATAAATGAGAGCTTTTTAAAGTATCTGGAAGAGTTTAATGTAGGGTATCCAGCATTTTATGAGAAAACAACACATGCTATAAACTTTGTTAGGGTGAAATAA
- a CDS encoding bifunctional 5,6,7,8-tetrahydromethanopterin hydro-lyase/3-hexulose-6-phosphate synthase: MKFGEASYGLAWVNVCLNNKELFLKTFSSGGILANLRPNLIVKPLTIVKPINNLDSEAKEELFYGVVQFAIAKAVADLNLNSEYIVFNVNVPEVPLTKIYKKRVFQQFYASARTAILRALNDYPSLDKVKREKFRALHPLVGFRDDKLENPPYLQIALDVPSLENLEFILNNLPESDHLILEAGTPLIKRFGLEVIEKIRESFDGFIVADLKTLDAGGLEVRLAFEHTADAVVVSGLAPRETIERALSEANKYGLISYLDLLNVQNPQKLYNSLKNKPDVIVFHTGIDENKRREFSLEGNFKRAIAGGVKLEEIDKLINSYEIIIVGRAITKSRDPGRVVRFILNKMGYDIDTYRLYYDEDD, translated from the coding sequence ATGAAGTTTGGTGAGGCAAGCTATGGCTTAGCTTGGGTTAATGTTTGCCTAAACAACAAAGAGCTATTTTTAAAAACTTTTTCAAGCGGGGGGATTTTAGCAAATTTGAGGCCTAATTTAATAGTTAAGCCCCTAACTATTGTTAAGCCAATTAACAACTTAGATAGTGAAGCTAAAGAAGAGCTATTTTATGGAGTTGTTCAATTTGCCATAGCCAAGGCTGTAGCTGACTTAAACTTAAACTCTGAGTATATAGTTTTTAATGTCAATGTTCCTGAGGTTCCACTAACAAAAATTTATAAAAAAAGGGTGTTTCAGCAATTTTATGCATCAGCAAGAACTGCAATTTTAAGAGCATTAAATGACTATCCAAGCTTAGACAAGGTTAAGAGAGAGAAGTTTAGAGCTTTACACCCATTAGTTGGATTTAGGGATGATAAGCTTGAGAATCCTCCATATTTACAGATAGCCTTAGATGTCCCATCCTTAGAGAACTTAGAGTTTATTTTAAATAACCTTCCTGAAAGTGATCACCTAATCTTAGAAGCTGGAACTCCTCTAATAAAAAGATTTGGCTTAGAGGTTATTGAAAAAATTAGGGAAAGCTTTGATGGCTTTATAGTGGCTGATTTAAAAACCTTGGATGCTGGAGGCTTAGAGGTTAGGTTAGCCTTTGAACACACAGCTGACGCTGTTGTTGTTAGTGGCTTAGCTCCAAGGGAAACTATAGAGAGGGCTTTAAGTGAGGCTAATAAGTATGGGCTCATCTCTTACTTAGATCTTCTAAATGTCCAAAATCCCCAGAAGCTTTATAACTCTCTAAAAAATAAGCCAGATGTTATAGTCTTTCATACTGGGATAGATGAAAATAAAAGAAGAGAGTTCTCTTTAGAGGGGAACTTTAAAAGAGCTATAGCTGGAGGAGTTAAGTTAGAAGAGATTGACAAGTTAATTAATAGTTATGAAATTATTATTGTTGGAAGAGCCATAACAAAGTCAAGAGACCCTGGAAGAGTTGTTAGATTTATCTTAAATAAGATGGGCTATGATATAGATACATATAGACTTTACTATGATGAAGATGATTAA
- a CDS encoding CBS domain-containing protein translates to MLDELKRIKVKDVMTREVITINKDELAVKAFEKMLKYKISSLPVVDGEKLIGIVTTTDIGYNLIKDKYTLETTVEDVMTKEVITVYEDESIIEAIKKMDVKKEEIINQLPVLNREEKLVGIISDGDIIRLLSKILKGSV, encoded by the coding sequence ATGTTAGATGAGTTAAAGAGAATTAAAGTTAAGGATGTGATGACAAGGGAGGTTATCACCATAAATAAGGATGAGCTTGCTGTAAAGGCATTTGAGAAGATGTTGAAGTATAAGATTAGCTCTCTTCCAGTTGTTGATGGAGAAAAATTAATTGGGATAGTTACAACCACAGATATAGGCTACAATTTAATAAAGGACAAATATACTTTAGAAACTACAGTTGAGGATGTGATGACAAAGGAGGTTATTACAGTTTATGAGGATGAAAGTATTATAGAGGCTATAAAGAAGATGGATGTTAAGAAGGAAGAGATTATAAACCAATTGCCAGTTTTAAACAGAGAGGAGAAGTTAGTAGGGATAATATCAGATGGAGATATAATTAGATTGCTCTCAAAGATATTGAAGGGATCAGTATGA
- a CDS encoding NfeD family protein, giving the protein MVGYLFILLGLLAIVAEIVTPGLYMPALGIALIIYGIFLMIMPNLSLISAILAGLLTIVVLNKFVYSVKSEVKVGVERLINKEGYALEDFDEEGFGRVEVEGENWLARGEGIKKGDKVIVIGYEGTTLKVKKVEE; this is encoded by the coding sequence ATGGTTGGTTATCTCTTTATCCTACTTGGGCTATTGGCAATTGTTGCTGAAATTGTTACTCCTGGCTTATATATGCCAGCCTTGGGGATAGCTTTAATTATCTATGGGATTTTTTTAATGATAATGCCAAACCTCTCCCTAATCTCAGCTATTTTAGCTGGTTTATTGACTATAGTGGTGTTAAACAAATTTGTCTATTCTGTTAAGAGTGAGGTTAAGGTTGGAGTAGAGAGGTTAATCAATAAAGAGGGCTATGCCTTGGAAGACTTTGATGAAGAGGGCTTTGGAAGGGTTGAAGTTGAAGGAGAAAATTGGTTAGCAAGGGGAGAGGGGATAAAGAAGGGGGATAAGGTTATTGTTATTGGCTATGAAGGAACTACCCTTAAAGTTAAAAAGGTGGAAGAATGA
- a CDS encoding SPFH domain-containing protein — MSFIFWLIIGVLVLFIIIKSIVIVNQYEGGLIFRLGKVIGKLKPGINIIIPFLDVPVKIDLRTRVVNVPVQEMITKDNAVVKVDAIVYYRVIDVERAILEVEDYEYAIINLAQTTLRAIIGSLELDEVLNKREYINSKLLEVLDRETNQWGVRVEKVEVKEIDPPQDIKEAMAQQMKAERLKRAAILEAEGEKQARILKAQGIAESYRIEAEGQAKAIQIVAEAARQYFKDEAQLYKALEVTNNVLKDNSKYIISENILDFAKRFIKKD; from the coding sequence ATGAGCTTTATTTTTTGGCTAATTATTGGAGTTTTAGTTTTGTTCATTATTATTAAGAGTATAGTTATAGTTAACCAATATGAAGGAGGTTTAATATTTAGGTTGGGTAAAGTGATAGGGAAGTTGAAGCCAGGGATAAATATTATAATCCCCTTCTTAGATGTGCCTGTTAAGATAGATCTGAGAACAAGAGTTGTTAATGTTCCAGTTCAAGAAATGATTACTAAGGATAATGCTGTTGTTAAGGTAGATGCTATTGTTTACTATAGAGTTATAGATGTTGAGAGAGCTATCTTAGAGGTTGAAGACTATGAATATGCAATAATAAACTTAGCTCAAACTACTCTAAGGGCTATTATAGGAAGCTTAGAGTTAGATGAAGTTCTGAATAAGAGAGAGTATATAAACTCTAAGCTTTTAGAGGTTTTAGATAGGGAAACTAACCAATGGGGAGTTAGAGTTGAAAAGGTTGAGGTTAAAGAGATAGACCCTCCACAGGATATAAAAGAGGCAATGGCTCAGCAGATGAAGGCTGAGAGGTTAAAGAGAGCTGCTATCTTAGAGGCTGAGGGAGAGAAGCAGGCAAGAATTTTAAAGGCTCAGGGGATAGCTGAGAGTTATAGAATAGAGGCTGAAGGGCAAGCTAAGGCTATACAGATAGTAGCTGAAGCTGCAAGACAGTACTTTAAAGATGAGGCTCAACTGTATAAAGCCTTGGAAGTTACAAACAATGTTTTAAAAGACAACTCTAAGTATATTATAAGTGAGAACATCTTAGACTTTGCCAAGAGGTTTATAAAGAAAGATTAG
- a CDS encoding OBG GTPase family GTP-binding protein: MDIAEEIRRIEEELKKTPYNKATQKHIARLKAKLAKLREKAQSRSGGGGGKGYAVKKSGDATAAFVGFPSVGKSTLLNKLTNANSEVGAYAFTTLTIVPGVLEYKGAKIQLLDAPGIIVGASSGKGRGTEVLSAVRSADLILLTVDIYTLEHLPVIERELYNVGIRLDQKPPDVKIKVKDRGGINVTSTVPLTKIDKDTIEAILNEYRIHNADVVIREDISVEQFIDVVAGNRVYIPSLVVVNKIDLADEEYLKYIEERLKEFGKDYVLVSGNKEINLDLLKEKIYNKLGFIKIYLKPQGKKPDFDEPLIMRKGATVKDVCEKLHRDFVKNFRYALVWGKSVKYPGQRVGLDHKLEDEDILTIVIKRS, translated from the coding sequence ATGGACATTGCTGAGGAAATTAGGAGAATTGAAGAGGAGTTAAAGAAAACTCCATATAATAAGGCTACTCAGAAACACATAGCAAGGCTAAAGGCTAAGCTTGCCAAACTGAGAGAGAAGGCTCAAAGTAGATCTGGAGGTGGAGGAGGAAAGGGGTATGCTGTAAAGAAGAGTGGGGATGCCACAGCTGCATTTGTTGGTTTTCCTTCAGTTGGTAAATCCACTCTATTAAACAAGTTAACCAATGCCAACTCTGAAGTTGGAGCCTATGCTTTCACAACTTTAACTATAGTTCCAGGAGTTTTAGAATATAAAGGGGCTAAGATTCAATTGTTAGATGCTCCTGGTATTATTGTTGGAGCCTCTTCAGGAAAGGGAAGAGGAACAGAGGTTTTATCAGCTGTAAGAAGTGCTGACCTAATACTATTAACTGTTGACATCTACACCTTAGAGCATCTTCCTGTAATTGAAAGAGAGCTTTACAATGTTGGGATTAGACTTGATCAGAAGCCTCCAGATGTGAAGATTAAGGTTAAGGATAGAGGAGGGATAAATGTAACTTCTACTGTGCCCTTAACAAAGATAGACAAGGATACAATTGAAGCTATACTTAATGAGTATAGAATTCACAATGCTGATGTTGTAATAAGAGAGGATATAAGTGTAGAGCAATTTATAGATGTTGTTGCTGGGAATAGAGTTTATATTCCCTCTTTAGTGGTTGTTAATAAAATAGACTTGGCTGATGAAGAATATTTAAAGTATATTGAAGAGAGGTTAAAAGAGTTTGGGAAAGATTATGTCTTAGTCTCAGGAAACAAAGAGATTAACTTAGATCTACTAAAGGAGAAAATATACAACAAGTTAGGATTTATAAAAATTTATTTAAAGCCACAGGGTAAAAAGCCTGACTTTGATGAACCTCTAATTATGAGGAAGGGAGCAACAGTTAAAGATGTCTGTGAAAAGCTTCATAGAGATTTTGTTAAAAACTTCAGATATGCCTTAGTCTGGGGAAAATCTGTTAAGTATCCTGGGCAAAGGGTTGGTTTAGATCATAAGTTAGAGGATGAAGACATCTTAACAATAGTGATTAAGAGAAGCTAA
- a CDS encoding formate dehydrogenase accessory sulfurtransferase FdhD, whose product MIKRVKVKIDGKEEYIYVPVEEFYNLHINDRLILSSHSISPSNLKEFSAGFSVSEGYLTNIEAIEIEEKNIYVYGSYEKKERKKGNLNLDINLIKKIGSLELDYKYWKLTSGFHWASIFEGEEIICFFEDISRHNAVDKAIGFCILNNKNFDNLILRYSGRIPYEIVRKAVNANINVIISKATATDKAIELAKREGIALIKVKDGKATVY is encoded by the coding sequence ATGATCAAGAGGGTGAAGGTAAAGATTGATGGTAAGGAAGAATATATATATGTTCCAGTTGAAGAGTTCTATAACTTACATATAAATGATAGGTTAATTTTAAGCTCTCATTCTATTTCTCCCTCAAATCTTAAAGAATTTTCAGCTGGCTTTTCAGTTTCTGAGGGTTATCTAACCAATATTGAGGCTATTGAAATTGAAGAAAAGAATATTTATGTCTATGGAAGTTATGAGAAGAAAGAGAGGAAAAAAGGAAATTTAAACTTAGACATCAATTTAATTAAAAAGATTGGTAGCTTAGAACTTGACTATAAATATTGGAAGCTAACTTCAGGCTTTCACTGGGCTTCTATTTTTGAGGGAGAGGAAATAATATGCTTTTTTGAGGATATAAGTAGGCATAATGCAGTTGATAAAGCTATAGGCTTTTGTATCCTAAATAATAAAAATTTTGATAATTTAATTTTAAGATACAGTGGAAGAATTCCCTATGAAATTGTAAGGAAGGCTGTAAATGCTAATATAAATGTTATAATATCTAAAGCAACAGCAACAGATAAGGCTATAGAGCTTGCTAAGAGGGAAGGGATAGCTTTAATTAAGGTTAAGGATGGAAAAGCTACAGTATATTAA
- a CDS encoding 4Fe-4S binding protein — translation MEIVKDLKEIFEDMDEDEELLKHIANHLSEIRGKLIYVNESICCKCNLCYKECPVDAIERAKVKRAVKIKDNCIKCEICAKTCPVDAIFVIEGDVNIKDSKIVLSINKKEVMKRKIRLKNYIFNDEKCGKCGICAMVCPTKAIKVVRKKSFSVNLDLCIGCGACEEQCPKKAVKVERELGNIYKEGHMEVDKELCVGCMVCVEECPIDCIYDIGGVVEIDNDKCVLCRICEEVCPTKAIKMISYDQEGEGKD, via the coding sequence ATGGAGATAGTTAAAGATTTAAAAGAAATTTTTGAAGACATGGATGAGGATGAAGAGTTATTGAAGCATATAGCTAACCATCTCTCTGAGATTAGGGGAAAGTTAATTTATGTTAATGAAAGTATCTGTTGCAAATGTAACCTATGCTATAAAGAGTGTCCTGTTGATGCTATAGAGAGAGCAAAGGTTAAGAGAGCTGTGAAGATAAAGGATAACTGTATTAAGTGTGAGATCTGTGCTAAAACTTGTCCAGTTGATGCCATCTTTGTGATAGAGGGAGATGTAAATATAAAAGATAGTAAGATAGTTCTCTCAATCAATAAAAAAGAAGTGATGAAGAGAAAAATTAGGTTAAAAAATTATATTTTCAATGATGAGAAATGTGGAAAGTGTGGAATCTGTGCAATGGTTTGCCCAACAAAGGCTATAAAGGTTGTTAGGAAAAAAAGCTTTTCTGTTAACTTAGATCTTTGTATTGGCTGTGGAGCCTGTGAAGAACAGTGTCCTAAGAAGGCTGTTAAGGTTGAGAGAGAATTAGGAAATATTTATAAAGAGGGACATATGGAAGTTGATAAAGAGCTTTGTGTTGGCTGTATGGTTTGTGTTGAAGAATGTCCTATAGATTGTATTTATGACATAGGGGGAGTTGTTGAGATAGATAATGATAAGTGTGTCCTCTGTAGGATCTGTGAAGAGGTTTGCCCAACAAAGGCTATAAAGATGATTAGCTATGATCAAGAGGGTGAAGGTAAAGATTGA